A portion of the Krasilnikovia cinnamomea genome contains these proteins:
- a CDS encoding arylsulfatase, with translation MSDHLPRTVLPMPDRPHTGPVTHDVHDPDHRHTPITPLRPPTGAPNVLIVLLDDVGFGASSVFGGPVDTPVAQRLADGGLRYNRFHTTAMCSPTRQALLTGRNHHSVGMGGITELATGVPGYHTVRPNTKAPLPETLRLNGYATAQLGKCHEVPVWETSPAGPFDRWPTGSGFEYFYGFVGAETNQYYPTLYEGTTPVEPSRTPEQGYHLTEDLADRAVDWIRRQHALQPDRPFFMYFAPGATHAPHHAPREWCDRYAGRFDAGWDALREEIFARQKSLGVIPADAELTAFNPEIPHWDEMPDDLKPVLARQMEVYAGFLAHTDHHVGRIVQTLDDLQLLDDTLIFYIVGDNGASAEGTPQGSFNEFINFNGLGALESADFLRARVDEFGTPSSYNHYAVGWAHALSTPYQWTKQVASHWGGTRNPAIVHWPARIAAAGGLRQQFAHVIDVAPTILEAAGLPEPVAVHGVTQAPIEGISLGYTFGDAAAAERHETQYFEIAGNRGIYHHGWTAVTKHRTPWHLVDMQVVAFDDDVWELYGPDDWTQARNLAAEQPQALHRLQRLWLIEATRHGVLPLDDRMAQRCDATLAGRPQLIKGSTQVLFPGMGHLNENSVLSVKNRSHAVTAQIVVPGPGAEGVIVSQGGMAGGWSLYAHKGRLRYCYNLVGLRHFYVGSDTELAPGEHQVRMEFAYDGPGLAKGGTVTLYLDGARAGCGPIAATQPVVFSADEATCVGRETGSPVTPDYPARGNDFTGTIRWVQIDVDAAAGNPEHLIPIEERWRVAMARQ, from the coding sequence GTGTCAGACCATCTGCCGCGCACCGTGCTGCCCATGCCCGACCGCCCCCACACCGGGCCGGTCACCCACGACGTGCACGACCCCGACCACCGCCACACCCCGATCACGCCGCTGCGCCCGCCCACGGGCGCACCCAACGTATTGATCGTGCTGCTCGACGACGTCGGCTTCGGCGCCAGCAGCGTCTTCGGCGGACCCGTGGACACCCCGGTCGCGCAACGGCTGGCCGACGGCGGCCTGCGCTACAACCGCTTCCACACCACCGCCATGTGCTCGCCGACCCGGCAGGCGCTGCTGACCGGCCGCAACCACCACTCGGTGGGCATGGGCGGGATCACCGAGCTGGCGACCGGCGTGCCCGGCTACCACACGGTACGGCCCAACACGAAGGCCCCGCTGCCCGAAACGCTGCGGCTCAACGGGTACGCCACCGCGCAGCTGGGCAAGTGCCACGAGGTACCGGTGTGGGAGACGAGCCCGGCCGGGCCGTTCGACCGGTGGCCGACGGGCAGCGGGTTCGAGTACTTCTACGGCTTCGTCGGCGCGGAGACCAACCAGTACTACCCCACCCTGTACGAGGGCACCACGCCGGTCGAGCCGTCACGCACGCCCGAGCAGGGCTACCACCTGACCGAGGACCTCGCCGACCGGGCGGTGGACTGGATCCGCCGCCAGCATGCGCTGCAGCCCGACCGGCCGTTCTTCATGTACTTCGCCCCCGGCGCCACGCACGCCCCCCACCACGCGCCACGGGAGTGGTGCGACCGGTACGCCGGACGCTTCGACGCCGGCTGGGACGCGCTGCGCGAGGAGATCTTCGCCCGCCAGAAGTCGCTCGGTGTCATCCCGGCCGACGCGGAGCTGACCGCGTTCAACCCGGAGATCCCGCACTGGGACGAGATGCCCGACGACCTCAAGCCGGTGCTGGCACGCCAGATGGAGGTCTACGCCGGGTTCCTGGCGCACACCGACCACCACGTCGGCCGGATCGTGCAGACGCTCGACGACCTGCAACTGCTGGACGACACGCTGATCTTCTACATCGTCGGGGACAACGGCGCGTCGGCCGAGGGCACCCCGCAGGGCAGCTTCAACGAGTTCATCAACTTCAACGGGCTCGGCGCCCTGGAAAGCGCCGACTTCCTGCGGGCGCGGGTCGACGAGTTCGGCACGCCCAGCTCCTACAACCATTACGCGGTCGGCTGGGCGCACGCGCTGAGCACCCCGTACCAGTGGACGAAGCAGGTCGCCTCGCACTGGGGCGGCACCCGGAATCCGGCGATCGTGCACTGGCCCGCGCGCATCGCGGCCGCGGGTGGGCTGCGTCAGCAGTTCGCCCACGTCATCGATGTCGCACCGACCATCCTCGAGGCGGCCGGCCTGCCCGAGCCGGTGGCCGTGCACGGCGTCACGCAGGCCCCGATCGAGGGGATCAGCCTCGGGTACACGTTCGGCGACGCCGCCGCGGCCGAACGCCACGAGACGCAGTACTTCGAGATCGCCGGCAACCGCGGCATCTACCACCACGGCTGGACGGCGGTGACCAAGCACCGTACGCCGTGGCATCTCGTCGACATGCAGGTGGTCGCGTTCGACGACGACGTCTGGGAGCTGTACGGGCCGGACGACTGGACCCAGGCGCGCAACCTGGCCGCCGAGCAGCCGCAGGCGCTGCACCGGCTGCAGCGGCTCTGGCTGATCGAGGCGACCCGGCACGGCGTACTGCCGCTGGACGACCGGATGGCCCAGCGGTGCGACGCCACCCTGGCCGGGCGTCCGCAGCTGATCAAGGGCAGCACGCAGGTGCTGTTCCCTGGCATGGGGCACCTCAACGAGAACTCGGTGCTCAGCGTCAAGAACCGCAGCCACGCGGTCACCGCGCAGATCGTGGTGCCCGGCCCCGGGGCCGAGGGCGTCATCGTGTCGCAGGGCGGCATGGCCGGCGGCTGGAGCCTGTACGCCCACAAGGGCCGGTTGCGCTACTGCTACAACCTGGTCGGACTGCGCCACTTCTACGTCGGCAGCGACACCGAGCTGGCGCCCGGGGAGCACCAGGTGCGGATGGAGTTCGCCTACGACGGGCCGGGCCTGGCCAAGGGCGGCACCGTCACGCTGTACCTGGACGGTGCGCGGGCCGGGTGCGGCCCGATCGCGGCGACCCAGCCGGTGGTGTTCTCCGCCGACGAGGCCACCTGCGTCGGCCGGGAGACCGGCTCACCGGTGACACCTGACTACCCGGCGCGCGGCAACGACTTCACCGGCACCATCCGGTGGGTGCAGATCGACGTGGACGCCGCCGCCGGGAACCCCGAGCACCTGATCCCGATCGAGGAGCGCTGGCGGGTCGCCATGGCCCGGCAGTGA
- a CDS encoding formylglycine-generating enzyme family protein, which translates to MLWVPGGRFTMGSDEHYPEEGPAHPAAVDGFHIERHPVTNDQFAAFVADTGHVTLAERAPDAADYPDADPSLLVPSSAVFTPPAHRVDLRDAYQWWSGVPGADWRHPQGPGSGIEGLGRHPVVHVGHADAEAYAAWAGRSLPTEAEWEYAARAGGSSEYAWGAELTPGGRHMANVWQGDFPHANDQADGWYWTSPVGSFPANGFGLHDMIGNVWEWTADWWSAHRTEPVPACCGAASRTRAQSVDAALPPHARIPRKVIKGGSYLCAPSYCRRYRPAARLPQPIDTTTGHVGFRCVVRNSAAAS; encoded by the coding sequence ATGCTCTGGGTGCCCGGCGGCCGGTTCACGATGGGCTCCGACGAGCACTACCCGGAGGAGGGCCCGGCCCACCCGGCGGCCGTGGACGGATTCCACATCGAACGGCACCCGGTGACCAACGACCAGTTCGCCGCGTTCGTCGCCGACACCGGGCACGTGACCCTCGCCGAGCGGGCACCCGACGCGGCCGACTACCCGGACGCTGACCCGTCGCTGCTGGTGCCGTCGTCGGCGGTGTTCACGCCGCCGGCGCACCGGGTCGATCTGCGCGACGCCTACCAGTGGTGGTCCGGTGTGCCCGGCGCCGACTGGCGCCACCCGCAGGGGCCGGGCAGCGGCATCGAGGGTCTGGGACGGCATCCGGTCGTGCACGTCGGCCACGCCGATGCCGAGGCGTACGCCGCCTGGGCGGGACGGTCCCTGCCCACCGAGGCCGAATGGGAGTACGCCGCCCGCGCTGGTGGTTCGAGCGAGTACGCCTGGGGCGCGGAGCTGACCCCGGGCGGCCGGCACATGGCCAACGTCTGGCAGGGTGACTTCCCGCACGCCAACGACCAAGCCGACGGCTGGTACTGGACATCGCCGGTCGGCAGTTTCCCGGCCAACGGCTTCGGGCTGCACGACATGATCGGCAACGTGTGGGAGTGGACCGCCGACTGGTGGTCCGCGCACCGGACCGAGCCCGTACCGGCCTGCTGTGGGGCCGCATCGCGGACGCGGGCGCAGTCGGTCGATGCGGCGCTGCCGCCACACGCACGGATCCCCCGCAAGGTGATCAAGGGCGGGTCGTACCTGTGCGCGCCGAGCTACTGCCGCCGCTACCGGCCGGCGGCCCGGCTCCCGCAGCCGATCGACACCACGACGGGTCACGTCGGGTTCCGCTGCGTGGTCAGGAACTCCGCGGCAGCGTCATGA
- the argH gene encoding argininosuccinate lyase, translated as MTEERTSLWGGRFAGGPAEALARLSVSVQFDWRLAPYDIAASRAHARVLAAAGLLDPDELGRMLAALDDLEAACASGEFRPTVDDEDVHTALERGLLERLGALGGKLRAGRSRNDQVATDLRMYLRDHARGVAGRLVELADALVEQAERHVDTPAPGMTHVQHAQPVSFGHWLLAHVQPLLRDLDRLRDWDARAAISPLGSGALAGSSLPLDPAAVAHELGFRAPAPNSMDAVADRDFVAEFLFVTALIGVHLSRLGEEVVLWTSTEFGWAELDDAFATGSSIMPQKKNADIAELARGKSGRLVGGLVAVLTMLKGLPLTYDRDMQEDKEPAFDAVDTLQLLLPALAGMISTMTVRVDRLVAAAPVGFSLATEVADWLVRRGVPFRDAHEITGRLVALCAARECELEDVTDDDLKTVSEHLDPSVREVLSVRSALAARTTFGSTGPGPVAEQLATVQHRLDSWREWAIETVVPR; from the coding sequence GTGACGGAAGAACGTACTTCGCTGTGGGGCGGCCGGTTCGCCGGCGGCCCCGCCGAGGCGCTCGCCCGGCTGTCGGTGAGCGTCCAATTCGACTGGCGCCTCGCGCCGTACGACATCGCGGCGTCCCGCGCGCACGCCCGGGTGCTGGCCGCCGCGGGCCTGCTCGACCCGGACGAACTGGGCCGGATGCTGGCCGCCCTGGACGACCTGGAGGCGGCCTGCGCCTCCGGCGAGTTCCGCCCGACCGTGGACGACGAGGACGTGCACACCGCGCTGGAACGCGGCCTGCTGGAACGCCTCGGCGCGCTCGGCGGCAAGCTGCGCGCGGGCCGCTCCCGCAACGACCAGGTCGCCACGGACCTGCGCATGTACCTGCGCGACCACGCGCGCGGGGTGGCCGGGCGGCTGGTCGAGCTGGCCGACGCCCTGGTCGAGCAGGCCGAACGGCACGTGGACACCCCCGCCCCCGGCATGACGCACGTGCAGCACGCCCAGCCGGTGAGTTTCGGGCACTGGCTGCTGGCCCACGTCCAGCCGCTGCTGCGCGACCTGGACCGGCTGCGCGACTGGGACGCGCGGGCCGCGATCAGCCCGCTCGGCTCGGGCGCGCTGGCCGGCTCGTCGCTGCCGCTGGACCCGGCGGCGGTGGCCCACGAGCTGGGCTTCAGGGCCCCCGCGCCGAACTCGATGGACGCGGTCGCCGACCGCGACTTCGTGGCCGAGTTCCTGTTCGTCACCGCGCTGATCGGGGTGCACCTGTCCCGGCTCGGCGAGGAGGTGGTGCTCTGGACCTCCACGGAGTTCGGCTGGGCGGAACTGGACGACGCGTTCGCCACCGGCTCGTCGATCATGCCGCAGAAGAAGAACGCGGACATCGCCGAGCTGGCCCGCGGCAAGTCCGGCCGCCTGGTCGGCGGGCTGGTCGCGGTGCTGACCATGCTCAAGGGCCTGCCGCTGACCTACGACCGGGACATGCAGGAGGACAAGGAGCCGGCGTTCGACGCCGTCGACACGCTGCAACTGCTGCTGCCCGCGCTCGCCGGAATGATCTCCACCATGACCGTACGGGTGGACCGGCTGGTCGCCGCCGCGCCGGTCGGGTTCTCCCTGGCCACCGAGGTGGCCGACTGGCTGGTACGCCGGGGCGTGCCGTTCCGGGACGCACACGAGATCACCGGCCGCCTCGTCGCGCTGTGCGCGGCCCGCGAGTGTGAGCTGGAGGACGTCACGGACGACGACCTGAAGACCGTCAGCGAGCACCTGGACCCGTCCGTGCGGGAGGTGCTGTCGGTGCGCTCGGCGCTGGCGGCGCGCACCACGTTCGGGTCGACCGGGCCGGGCCCGGTGGCCGAGCAGCTCGCCACGGTGCAGCACCGGCTGGACTCGTGGCGCGAGTGGGCGATCGAGACGGTCGTCCCCCGCTGA
- a CDS encoding argininosuccinate synthase, which produces MTERVVLAYSGGLDTSVAIPYLAEQTGGEVIAVALDVGQGGEDMDVIRQRALDCGAAESVVVDARDEFAADFCLPALRANALYMDRYPLVSALSRPLIVRHLVEAARQHGGTIVSHGCTGKGNDQVRFEVGIGALAPDLKVIAPARDYAWTRDKAIVLAEEKGLPIDVTHKSPYSIDQNLWGRAVETGFLEDIWNAPIEELYSYTKNPAEPRDADEVVITFDRGNPVAIDGETVTPLQAITELNRRAGAQGIGRLDMVEDRLVGIKSREVYEAPGAIALIAAHQELENVTVERDLARFKRGVDQRWAELVYDGLWFSPLKDALDKFIDEAQQHVTGEVRLVLHGGRAVVTGRRSEASLYDFAMATYDTGDTFDQSLAKGFVQLWGLPSRMASARDKRLAD; this is translated from the coding sequence GTGACCGAGCGGGTCGTACTCGCGTACTCCGGAGGCCTCGACACCTCCGTGGCCATCCCGTACCTGGCCGAGCAGACCGGCGGCGAGGTGATCGCCGTCGCCCTCGACGTCGGGCAGGGCGGCGAGGACATGGACGTGATCCGGCAGCGCGCCCTGGACTGCGGCGCCGCCGAGAGCGTCGTGGTGGACGCGCGCGACGAGTTCGCCGCCGACTTCTGCCTGCCCGCGCTGCGCGCCAACGCCCTCTACATGGACCGCTACCCGCTGGTGTCGGCGCTGAGCCGCCCGCTGATCGTGCGGCACCTCGTCGAGGCGGCCCGCCAGCACGGCGGCACGATCGTGTCGCACGGCTGCACCGGCAAGGGCAACGACCAGGTCCGCTTCGAGGTCGGCATCGGGGCGCTGGCCCCCGACCTGAAGGTCATCGCCCCGGCCCGCGACTACGCGTGGACGCGGGACAAGGCGATCGTGCTGGCCGAGGAGAAGGGCCTGCCGATCGACGTGACGCACAAGTCGCCGTACTCGATCGACCAGAACCTGTGGGGCCGCGCCGTGGAGACCGGCTTCCTCGAGGACATCTGGAACGCGCCGATCGAGGAGCTGTACTCGTACACGAAGAACCCGGCGGAGCCGCGCGACGCCGACGAGGTGGTCATCACGTTCGACCGGGGCAACCCGGTGGCGATCGACGGGGAGACCGTCACCCCGCTGCAGGCCATCACGGAGCTGAACCGGCGGGCGGGCGCCCAGGGGATCGGCCGCCTCGACATGGTCGAGGACCGGCTGGTCGGCATCAAGAGCCGCGAAGTGTACGAGGCCCCCGGCGCGATCGCGCTCATCGCCGCCCACCAGGAGTTGGAGAACGTCACGGTCGAACGCGACCTGGCCCGGTTCAAGCGCGGCGTCGACCAGCGCTGGGCCGAACTGGTCTACGACGGCCTGTGGTTCTCCCCGCTGAAGGACGCGCTCGACAAATTCATCGACGAGGCGCAGCAGCACGTCACCGGCGAGGTCCGGCTGGTCCTGCACGGCGGCCGCGCGGTGGTGACCGGCCGCCGCTCCGAGGCCAGCCTGTACGACTTCGCGATGGCCACCTACGACACCGGCGACACCTTCGACCAGTCGCTCGCCAAGGGATTCGTGCAGCTCTGGGGCCTGCCGTCGCGGATGGCGTCGGCCCGGGACAAGCGGCTGGCAGACTGA
- a CDS encoding arginine repressor, whose product MTGPVTRAGRHARIVALIGERSVRSQTELGELLAAEGIQVTQATLSRDLEELNAIKVGGAYLIPEDGQRPLRETQQGPARLQRLLRELLTGVDASGNIAVLRTPPGAAQFLASALDRSGLSDVVGTIAGDDTILVVARDVTGGKALAEKLAEWAGHTADNLGRSTP is encoded by the coding sequence ATGACCGGGCCGGTGACCCGCGCCGGGCGGCACGCCCGGATCGTCGCGCTGATCGGGGAACGCTCCGTGCGCTCGCAGACCGAGCTGGGCGAGCTGCTGGCCGCCGAGGGCATCCAGGTCACCCAGGCCACCCTGTCACGCGACCTGGAGGAGCTGAACGCGATCAAGGTCGGCGGGGCGTACCTGATCCCGGAGGACGGCCAGCGGCCGCTGCGCGAGACCCAGCAGGGACCGGCCCGGCTGCAGCGCCTGCTGCGCGAGCTGCTGACCGGGGTGGACGCCAGCGGCAACATCGCGGTGCTGCGAACCCCGCCCGGGGCGGCGCAGTTCCTCGCCAGCGCGCTGGACCGCTCCGGGCTCTCCGACGTCGTCGGCACCATCGCCGGCGACGACACCATCCTCGTCGTGGCCCGCGACGTGACCGGCGGCAAGGCCCTGGCCGAGAAGCTCGCCGAATGGGCCGGCCATACCGCTGACAACCTTGGAAGGAGCACCCCGTGA
- the argF gene encoding ornithine carbamoyltransferase, with the protein MTRHFLRDDDLTPAEQAEVLDLAVQMKAERFGHHPLAGPKSVAVFFDKASLRTRLSFETGIAELGGNPIIVDTQATHFGRGETLADAGRVVSRYAAAIVYRTSGDDRLAELASDVRVPVINALTDGYHPCQLLADLLTIRERCGGTAGRRLAYVGDAANNMAHSYLLAGATAGMHVRVAGPSGFDPAPAVVSRAAEIAAWTGGSVEVLRDPFEAADKVDVLATDTWTSMGQEDDGRDRRTPFWPYQINKDLLAAAGSDAIVLHCLPAHRGEEITDDVLDGPQSAVFDQAENRLHAQKALLTWLVAKS; encoded by the coding sequence GTGACCCGGCATTTCCTGCGTGACGACGACCTGACCCCGGCCGAGCAGGCCGAGGTGCTCGACCTGGCCGTCCAGATGAAGGCGGAACGGTTCGGGCACCACCCGCTGGCCGGGCCGAAATCCGTGGCGGTCTTCTTCGACAAGGCCAGCCTGCGGACCCGGCTGTCGTTCGAGACCGGCATCGCCGAGCTCGGCGGCAACCCGATCATCGTGGACACCCAGGCCACCCACTTCGGGCGCGGCGAGACCCTGGCGGACGCGGGCCGGGTCGTCTCCCGGTACGCCGCCGCGATCGTGTACCGCACCAGCGGCGACGACCGCCTCGCCGAACTCGCCTCGGACGTGCGGGTGCCGGTCATCAACGCGCTGACCGACGGCTACCACCCGTGCCAGCTGCTGGCCGACCTGCTGACCATCCGGGAGCGGTGCGGCGGCACGGCGGGGCGCCGCCTCGCGTACGTGGGCGACGCCGCGAACAACATGGCCCACTCGTACCTGCTGGCCGGGGCCACCGCCGGGATGCACGTGCGGGTCGCCGGACCGTCCGGGTTCGACCCCGCACCGGCCGTGGTGTCGCGGGCCGCCGAGATCGCGGCGTGGACCGGCGGCTCCGTCGAGGTGCTGCGCGACCCGTTCGAGGCGGCGGACAAGGTCGACGTGCTGGCCACGGACACCTGGACGTCCATGGGACAGGAGGACGACGGGCGCGACCGGCGCACGCCGTTCTGGCCGTACCAGATCAACAAGGACCTGCTGGCCGCGGCCGGAAGCGACGCGATCGTGCTGCACTGCCTGCCCGCGCACCGCGGGGAGGAGATCACCGACGACGTCCTCGACGGCCCGCAAAGCGCGGTGTTCGACCAGGCGGAGAACCGGTTGCACGCCCAGAAGGCGCTGCTCACCTGGCTCGTGGCGAAATCATGA
- a CDS encoding acetylornithine transaminase: MSTLAQRWSQSLMDNYGTPPLALVAGAGAVVTDEDGHQYVDLLGGIAVNALGHAHPAVVTAVSQQIATLGHVSNLYIAEPPVALAELLLALAGRPGRALFCNSGAEANEAAFKLSRLTGRTHVVATHGGFHGRTMGALALTGQPAKADPFRPLPGDVTHVPYGDVAALAEAVTDATAMVILEPIQGENGVVVPPPGYLAAAREICTARGALLVLDEVQTGIGRTGHWFAHQADGVEPDVITLAKGLGGGLPIGACVAFGAAAELFGPGSHGTTFGGNPVSCAAALAVIRTIAAEGLLDNVKRVGEQLRRGIEALGHPLIAGVRGSGLLLGIVLTADVAAPVAGRLRDAGFLVNPVQPGVIRLAPPLILTSEQADAFLAALPAALAVPS, encoded by the coding sequence ATGAGCACACTCGCGCAACGCTGGTCCCAGTCCCTGATGGACAACTACGGCACCCCGCCGCTGGCCCTGGTCGCGGGCGCGGGCGCGGTGGTCACCGACGAGGACGGCCATCAGTACGTCGACCTGCTCGGCGGCATCGCCGTCAACGCGCTCGGCCACGCCCACCCGGCCGTGGTCACCGCCGTCTCGCAACAGATCGCCACGCTCGGCCACGTCTCCAACCTGTACATCGCCGAGCCCCCGGTGGCCCTGGCCGAGCTGCTGCTGGCGCTGGCCGGGCGGCCCGGACGGGCGCTGTTCTGCAACTCCGGCGCCGAGGCCAACGAGGCCGCGTTCAAGCTGTCCCGGCTCACCGGCCGCACCCACGTGGTGGCCACCCACGGCGGCTTCCACGGCCGCACGATGGGCGCGCTCGCGCTGACCGGCCAGCCCGCCAAGGCGGACCCGTTCCGGCCGCTGCCGGGAGACGTCACCCATGTTCCGTACGGGGACGTGGCCGCGCTCGCCGAGGCGGTCACGGACGCCACCGCCATGGTGATCCTGGAACCGATCCAGGGGGAGAACGGCGTCGTCGTCCCGCCGCCCGGCTACCTCGCCGCGGCCCGCGAGATCTGCACCGCGCGCGGCGCCCTGCTGGTCCTCGACGAGGTGCAGACCGGCATCGGCCGCACCGGCCACTGGTTCGCCCACCAGGCCGACGGTGTCGAACCGGACGTGATCACCCTCGCCAAGGGGCTCGGCGGCGGCCTGCCCATCGGCGCGTGCGTGGCGTTCGGGGCGGCGGCCGAACTGTTCGGCCCCGGCTCACACGGCACCACCTTCGGCGGGAACCCGGTGAGCTGCGCCGCCGCCCTCGCGGTGATCCGCACCATCGCCGCCGAGGGTCTGCTGGACAACGTCAAGCGGGTGGGGGAGCAGCTGCGCCGTGGCATCGAGGCTCTGGGCCACCCGCTGATCGCCGGGGTCCGCGGGTCGGGTCTGCTGCTGGGTATCGTGCTCACCGCCGACGTCGCCGCCCCGGTCGCGGGTCGCCTGCGGGACGCGGGTTTCCTGGTCAACCCGGTCCAGCCGGGCGTCATCCGGCTGGCTCCGCCGCTGATCCTCACCTCCGAGCAGGCCGACGCGTTCCTCGCCGCGCTCCCAGCCGCCCTGGCGGTCCCGTCGTGA
- the argB gene encoding acetylglutamate kinase, giving the protein MTPQEKAAVLIETLPWLERFHGATVVIKYGGNAMIDPQLQRAFAADMVFLRYAGIKPVVVHGGGPQISAMLDRLGIASEFRGGLRVTTPEAMDVVRMVLVGQVGRELVGLINQHGPFAVGLSGEDARLFTAVRRPATIDGQPVDVGQVGDVAHVDTSAVDDLIAAGRIPVVATVAPDADGVVHNVNADTAASALAVALGARKLVVLTDVPGLYTDWPDTSSLTSEITADELAKLLPRLESGMVPKMEACLRAVQGGVPAAHVVDGRVAHSTLLEVFTSEGFGTMVIPS; this is encoded by the coding sequence GTGACGCCGCAGGAGAAGGCCGCCGTCCTCATCGAGACGCTGCCCTGGCTGGAACGCTTCCACGGGGCCACCGTCGTCATCAAGTACGGCGGCAACGCGATGATCGACCCGCAGCTCCAGCGGGCGTTCGCCGCCGACATGGTGTTCCTGCGCTACGCGGGCATCAAGCCGGTCGTCGTGCACGGCGGCGGTCCGCAGATCTCCGCGATGCTCGACAGGCTCGGCATCGCCAGCGAGTTCCGTGGCGGCCTGCGCGTCACCACCCCGGAGGCCATGGACGTGGTCCGCATGGTCCTGGTCGGCCAGGTCGGCCGGGAACTCGTCGGCCTGATCAACCAGCACGGCCCGTTCGCGGTCGGGCTGTCCGGTGAGGACGCCCGCCTGTTCACGGCGGTGCGCCGCCCCGCGACCATCGACGGTCAGCCGGTCGACGTCGGCCAGGTCGGCGACGTCGCGCACGTCGACACGTCCGCCGTCGACGACCTCATCGCGGCGGGCCGGATCCCGGTCGTCGCCACGGTCGCCCCGGACGCCGACGGCGTCGTGCACAACGTCAACGCGGACACGGCCGCCTCCGCCCTGGCCGTCGCGCTGGGCGCCCGCAAACTGGTTGTGCTCACCGACGTCCCGGGCCTCTACACCGACTGGCCGGACACCTCCTCGCTCACCTCCGAGATCACCGCCGACGAGCTGGCGAAGCTGCTGCCCCGCCTGGAGTCCGGCATGGTCCCGAAGATGGAGGCGTGCCTGCGCGCCGTCCAGGGCGGGGTGCCCGCGGCGCACGTCGTGGACGGCCGGGTCGCCCACTCCACCCTGCTCGAAGTCTTCACCTCGGAAGGATTCGGAACGATGGTGATCCCCTCATGA